In the genome of Coraliomargarita algicola, one region contains:
- a CDS encoding sulfatase yields MNIKIKKAVMVGFATAVLGLTTSFATDSRPNTLFIIADDASFEHFGVNGCTWVNTPNVDRVAEQGINFTSAYTPNPKCAPSRSVIITGRNPWQLEAAVNHRPIFPEKFKTYAEALEEHGYDVGVTGKGWGPGVAQGRDLLGKEYQAHEVQERPAKQISTTDYARNFEQFLDDRDASKPFAFWVGCKEPHRKYEFKSGVKNGKALDSIPEVPNYWPDTEAVRHDMLDYAVEVEYFDRQVGRCIEALKHEGLLENTLVIVTSDNGMPFPRVKGHPYHNSAHMPFMAMWKNGIKEPGRSFDQFISFIDIAPTFMEMAGISQEQSGMQPWTGRSLLEIFKGGREMANIPQRDTILMGRERNDVGRPNDWGYPVRAIRKGQLLYIHNFKPTRWPCGNPSTGFLDTDAGPTKSAIIAAGENSEYWKLSLGKRGAEELYDVSKDPECMTDLSGNPEYVQQMAALKQELFAQLTEQGDLRMTDDGDWYDGPANPYASRAKRNLYKKVNEGKSKGKHAHLEDGM; encoded by the coding sequence ATGAATATAAAAATAAAGAAAGCAGTAATGGTAGGCTTTGCGACGGCCGTTCTTGGTCTCACTACAAGTTTTGCCACGGATTCGAGACCCAATACTTTGTTCATCATCGCAGATGATGCTTCCTTTGAGCATTTCGGTGTAAATGGCTGCACTTGGGTCAATACTCCAAATGTTGACCGAGTTGCTGAGCAGGGGATCAATTTTACCTCAGCTTACACTCCGAATCCCAAATGCGCTCCATCGCGCTCAGTCATCATCACAGGTCGTAATCCCTGGCAACTTGAAGCGGCGGTCAATCATCGGCCTATTTTCCCCGAGAAATTCAAAACCTACGCAGAGGCGCTGGAGGAACATGGATACGATGTCGGCGTCACCGGCAAGGGATGGGGACCCGGTGTGGCGCAGGGGCGCGATTTGCTTGGAAAAGAGTATCAAGCGCACGAAGTTCAGGAGCGTCCCGCAAAACAAATTTCGACCACGGACTATGCCAGGAATTTTGAACAGTTTTTAGACGACCGTGACGCTTCTAAGCCTTTTGCATTTTGGGTCGGTTGCAAAGAACCACACCGCAAGTATGAATTTAAATCAGGCGTGAAAAACGGTAAAGCCTTAGACTCCATTCCGGAGGTGCCAAACTATTGGCCGGATACGGAAGCGGTGCGACACGATATGCTCGATTATGCTGTGGAGGTGGAGTATTTCGACCGCCAAGTTGGGCGTTGTATCGAGGCGCTCAAGCATGAAGGCTTACTTGAAAATACCCTGGTGATTGTGACTTCGGATAATGGCATGCCATTCCCCCGTGTGAAGGGGCATCCGTATCATAATTCGGCGCACATGCCTTTTATGGCGATGTGGAAGAACGGCATCAAGGAACCTGGGCGTAGTTTTGATCAGTTCATTAGTTTTATAGATATTGCACCGACTTTTATGGAAATGGCTGGAATCAGTCAGGAACAAAGTGGGATGCAACCTTGGACTGGTCGCAGCTTGTTAGAGATCTTCAAGGGTGGCCGTGAGATGGCAAATATTCCACAACGTGACACGATCTTGATGGGGCGTGAGCGCAATGATGTCGGGCGTCCAAATGATTGGGGCTATCCCGTGCGAGCGATTCGGAAAGGGCAGCTTTTATATATTCACAATTTTAAGCCAACCCGCTGGCCGTGTGGTAATCCATCGACTGGATTTCTGGATACGGATGCGGGCCCGACGAAGAGTGCGATTATTGCGGCGGGAGAGAATTCAGAGTATTGGAAGCTGTCGCTCGGGAAGCGTGGCGCCGAGGAGTTGTATGATGTCTCTAAGGACCCTGAGTGTATGACGGATCTTTCTGGGAATCCAGAATATGTCCAGCAAATGGCTGCACTGAAGCAAGAGCTATTTGCGCAATTAACTGAACAAGGGGATCTACGTATGACTGATGACGGAGATTGGTATGATGGTCCTGCGAATCCTTATGCGAGTCGTGCTAAAAGGAATTTGTATAAAAAGGTGAACGAAGGGAAAAGTAAGGGGAAGCACGCTCACTTAGAGGATGGAATGTAG
- a CDS encoding alpha-L-fucosidase, which yields MKITKRLLFVSLYLACLAPIAAQLGNGGDDYGVTPNTVTLAEPAALAIDPDGITVLSPNLGKLSAGILPIVRNYMILWCAAKQGSNQVEWMVDAPADGDYVVTASVEGKGSGLVLSCNDEELEATVTQNGWHRIELGTVSLKSGENKVLLDIDAVTIKAGNRSKEFLLSALELTQPSVKDAIEKETLAMRKQPDWFKDAGYGLMFQWTNRATPLKGPIKAWEQKVNDFDLDSFITFVEESGAAYVVWSITWGNQYISAPIKSLDAVIAGRTTSRDLLGEMTDRLHEKGIKVIFYYHYGYDCMHSQDTPWLEAVGGMDADKTKLYENLCAILSEIGSRYGDKLDGWWFDGGARYLNCHFDGSSAADGILTAPFKAYTAAARAGNSERMIAYNSWIKPKITEYQDYYGGEGRTSFNPAELTDGVFKAGRQQGLQAHGCFIFEKSWGHIALNQPIPKPRYNLKQLTGLVKKAQQGRYPLSINLEMYEDGSVAPASAALLKELKAAVRGK from the coding sequence ATGAAAATCACCAAACGACTTCTCTTCGTCAGTCTTTACTTAGCTTGCCTCGCCCCGATAGCTGCTCAACTGGGAAATGGAGGCGACGATTACGGTGTTACCCCAAATACGGTAACTTTAGCCGAGCCCGCAGCGCTAGCAATCGACCCCGATGGGATTACAGTCTTATCACCAAATCTGGGAAAGCTCAGTGCCGGGATTCTACCGATAGTTCGGAATTATATGATTCTGTGGTGTGCGGCGAAGCAGGGATCGAACCAAGTTGAATGGATGGTGGATGCGCCAGCTGATGGGGACTATGTGGTGACGGCCTCGGTTGAAGGAAAAGGCTCTGGATTGGTCCTGAGTTGCAACGATGAGGAACTTGAAGCAACGGTCACGCAGAACGGTTGGCACCGCATCGAACTTGGCACAGTTTCTTTAAAGTCTGGAGAAAACAAAGTGTTGTTAGATATTGACGCGGTAACTATTAAAGCGGGAAATCGCAGCAAAGAGTTTCTACTCAGTGCACTTGAATTGACGCAACCATCCGTCAAAGACGCCATTGAAAAAGAGACCCTCGCAATGAGGAAGCAGCCCGATTGGTTCAAGGATGCCGGTTATGGTTTGATGTTTCAGTGGACCAACCGTGCCACACCGCTTAAAGGCCCCATCAAGGCTTGGGAGCAAAAGGTGAACGACTTTGACTTGGATTCCTTTATTACGTTCGTTGAGGAATCTGGCGCGGCCTATGTGGTCTGGTCTATTACTTGGGGGAATCAGTATATTTCAGCGCCCATCAAGTCCTTGGATGCGGTCATTGCCGGCCGCACCACCAGTCGGGATCTGTTGGGAGAGATGACGGATCGCCTGCACGAAAAGGGGATCAAGGTGATCTTCTATTACCATTACGGATATGACTGTATGCACTCGCAGGATACCCCTTGGTTGGAGGCAGTTGGTGGAATGGATGCGGATAAGACCAAGCTCTATGAGAACTTGTGTGCTATTCTTTCTGAAATCGGAAGCCGCTATGGCGACAAGCTTGATGGCTGGTGGTTTGATGGCGGTGCGCGCTATCTGAATTGCCATTTCGATGGCTCTTCTGCAGCAGATGGGATTTTGACCGCTCCGTTTAAAGCTTACACCGCTGCCGCACGCGCAGGAAATTCCGAGCGAATGATTGCTTACAATTCGTGGATTAAACCGAAGATTACGGAGTATCAGGATTACTATGGCGGTGAGGGCAGGACATCTTTTAACCCAGCCGAATTAACAGATGGAGTTTTCAAGGCCGGACGTCAGCAGGGGTTGCAGGCGCATGGCTGCTTTATCTTCGAAAAAAGTTGGGGGCACATTGCGCTCAATCAACCTATTCCAAAGCCGAGATATAACTTGAAGCAATTGACGGGGCTGGTGAAAAAGGCACAGCAAGGACGTTACCCGCTATCGATCAACTTGGAGATGTATGAGGATGGCTCCGTGGCGCCGGCGTCGGCCGCATTATTGAAAGAACTTAAAGCTGCGGTTCGTGGGAAATGA
- a CDS encoding IS3 family transposase — translation MKYEFIDIHKVAFRVSEICDCFEIKPSGYYAWKKREPSARSIADATHATRIEELYEASDKREGHRVIHDHLKDESIACGRDRTLRIMQDIGIAGIQKKSFKPQGTDSNHTLGYSPNRLKAQGMPQACDQVWVCDTTYLMTDNGWNYLATVMDLFSRRIVGWEVSEHNDADLVRKALYKASQTRQGFLNEDLILHSDRGSTYASEKHRKLIKELGIKQSMSTLGNCYDNAAMESFYGRYKTSSVGKFVFADLEALRANAFEYIECYYNTYRKHSSLGYKTPMQIEEKNFPLGGRKLGGASLHYQHTTTNNENQVALGDLTPGALNCNRTK, via the coding sequence ATGAAATACGAATTCATCGACATTCATAAGGTAGCTTTCAGGGTCAGTGAGATCTGTGACTGCTTTGAGATCAAACCAAGCGGTTACTACGCATGGAAGAAGCGAGAGCCCAGCGCTCGAAGCATCGCTGATGCTACCCATGCAACACGCATCGAAGAGCTCTATGAGGCATCCGATAAGCGAGAAGGTCATCGTGTGATTCATGATCATTTGAAAGACGAATCAATTGCTTGTGGCCGTGATAGAACCTTGAGGATCATGCAAGATATTGGCATCGCCGGGATTCAAAAGAAAAGCTTCAAGCCACAAGGAACTGACAGCAATCACACTCTAGGCTACAGCCCGAATCGGTTGAAGGCACAAGGCATGCCGCAGGCATGTGATCAAGTCTGGGTCTGCGATACGACGTATCTGATGACCGATAATGGCTGGAACTATTTGGCCACAGTCATGGATCTGTTTAGTCGCCGTATCGTGGGCTGGGAGGTCTCCGAGCACAATGACGCCGATCTTGTGCGCAAAGCGCTCTACAAGGCTTCTCAGACGCGCCAAGGGTTCCTCAATGAAGATCTAATCTTACACAGTGATCGCGGCAGCACCTACGCCAGTGAGAAGCATCGAAAGCTCATAAAAGAACTCGGCATCAAGCAGAGTATGAGTACGCTGGGGAATTGCTACGATAATGCTGCAATGGAGTCCTTTTACGGACGCTACAAAACCTCATCGGTAGGCAAGTTTGTCTTTGCCGACCTAGAGGCCCTCAGGGCCAACGCTTTCGAGTATATCGAGTGCTACTACAATACGTATAGAAAGCACTCATCGCTAGGCTATAAAACGCCCATGCAAATCGAAGAAAAAAATTTCCCCCTAGGGGGAAGGAAGTTAGGAGGTGCAAGCTTGCATTACCAACACACAACAACTAACAATGAAAACCAAGTCGCCCTAGGCGACTTAACGCCGGGCGCACTGAACTGCAACCGCACCAAATAA
- a CDS encoding response regulator transcription factor: protein MLKQIKLMLVEDSPEYRTTITMAVKKEEDIELISQYSTAEEALRKVEGASSITAPEIVLLDLNLPGMSGNEALPWFKKYIPKTKVIVLTQSNQEADVLAAISAGASGYLLKGATRKEIFDGIRSVNNGGAMIDPAVAQYILKQLKSSPKDLGNTKALSSRELEILTLLGDGLVQKEISARLNITNNTVGTHLRRIYEKLEVQNAPAAINKAYKRGLLPG from the coding sequence ATGTTAAAACAAATCAAACTAATGCTCGTCGAAGATAGCCCTGAATACAGGACAACCATCACAATGGCGGTCAAGAAGGAAGAAGACATTGAGCTCATCAGCCAGTATAGCACCGCAGAAGAAGCCTTGAGAAAAGTCGAGGGCGCTTCTTCAATCACTGCACCGGAGATCGTGCTACTCGACCTCAATCTCCCTGGCATGAGTGGTAACGAAGCCCTACCGTGGTTCAAGAAATACATCCCCAAAACAAAAGTAATCGTCCTCACCCAATCGAATCAAGAAGCCGATGTATTGGCAGCCATTTCAGCAGGAGCGAGCGGCTACCTTTTAAAGGGGGCTACTCGCAAAGAGATCTTTGACGGCATTCGCAGTGTCAACAATGGCGGCGCCATGATTGACCCTGCAGTTGCTCAATATATACTCAAGCAGTTAAAATCATCCCCAAAGGATCTAGGCAATACAAAGGCGCTTTCCTCACGAGAGCTGGAAATCTTGACACTACTAGGCGATGGACTCGTGCAAAAAGAAATTTCCGCTCGCCTCAACATCACCAACAACACAGTCGGCACTCACTTACGTCGCATTTACGAGAAACTCGAAGTGCAGAACGCACCCGCTGCAATTAACAAAGCCTACAAGAGAGGCCTGCTCCCCGGCTAG
- a CDS encoding sulfatase-like hydrolase/transferase — protein sequence MKINKRILSVASLVLLAVTSYAQTGLGQKPNIVFLMTDDQRWDTLGCYGRTDVITPHIDQLAEQGVTFDNAYYAVAICMPSRATMFTGRYFSDHQVGFTYPYNRSLPKEEFADSYPARLKEAGYRTGFVGKFGIRLDHMPKTAAEYFDFFAVGGMIWPKEDTALKNIFREDRPKTERTLKKGDAMIRFLETQPKGQPFCLSISFDAVKNDHDDDMHTPHVELFEGREMWVPENWVEGKNMELPKLLDHCRGTYLHVARTSTPEQYQATTRRFAVQGYTVDQQVGRLMAKLKEMDVLENTIVIYTSDNGRFHGSHGLYDKALLYEESIKEPLIVFDGRAPKSQQGRREKAMVSSADVAPTIVSLAGLEIPEIMKGRDLSGLLNGTQDMSQWRETVLMENFFIQELHTAIIQKNPDIPGLNDELIADNRSYRTRGVRTERYKYFKYHEHDPVIEELYDLETDPSEMNNLISNPEYAEVLSKLRNQMEDLYAEATATATP from the coding sequence ATGAAAATAAATAAACGCATACTGTCAGTCGCATCTCTGGTGCTGCTCGCAGTCACTTCCTATGCCCAAACAGGCTTGGGGCAGAAACCTAATATCGTCTTCTTGATGACAGATGATCAACGCTGGGATACACTCGGTTGTTATGGCCGGACAGACGTGATTACGCCGCATATCGACCAGTTGGCAGAGCAAGGGGTGACCTTTGACAATGCGTATTACGCGGTGGCCATCTGCATGCCGAGTCGAGCTACCATGTTTACTGGTCGCTATTTTTCTGATCACCAGGTTGGGTTTACTTATCCGTATAATCGAAGTCTGCCCAAAGAAGAGTTTGCTGATAGCTATCCTGCACGGCTGAAAGAGGCGGGCTATCGGACTGGCTTTGTTGGTAAGTTCGGCATTCGTCTGGACCATATGCCGAAGACGGCAGCCGAATACTTTGATTTCTTTGCGGTTGGCGGCATGATTTGGCCGAAAGAGGACACGGCACTTAAAAATATATTCCGTGAAGACCGTCCGAAGACTGAGCGGACGTTGAAAAAAGGCGATGCGATGATTCGTTTCCTCGAGACGCAACCCAAGGGGCAGCCTTTCTGTCTCTCTATTAGCTTTGATGCCGTAAAGAATGATCATGACGATGACATGCATACGCCACATGTGGAGCTCTTTGAAGGCCGGGAAATGTGGGTTCCTGAAAACTGGGTTGAAGGGAAGAATATGGAACTACCGAAGCTGCTCGATCATTGCCGAGGCACCTACTTGCATGTCGCTCGCACCTCGACGCCTGAACAGTATCAAGCGACAACACGTCGCTTTGCAGTGCAAGGTTATACCGTGGATCAACAAGTCGGCCGATTGATGGCTAAGCTGAAAGAGATGGATGTTTTAGAAAATACCATCGTGATCTACACCAGTGATAATGGTCGATTCCACGGATCTCACGGACTTTATGATAAGGCGCTCCTTTACGAAGAATCGATCAAAGAGCCACTGATCGTCTTCGATGGAAGAGCACCTAAGTCGCAGCAGGGCCGCCGAGAAAAGGCGATGGTTTCCTCCGCAGATGTAGCACCGACGATTGTTTCACTGGCTGGGTTAGAGATCCCAGAGATTATGAAAGGGCGTGATTTGAGTGGTCTCTTGAATGGCACTCAAGACATGTCACAGTGGCGCGAGACGGTGCTCATGGAAAATTTCTTTATTCAAGAACTCCATACGGCGATTATTCAGAAAAACCCTGATATTCCCGGGCTTAATGATGAGTTGATCGCTGACAATCGATCCTATCGCACGCGTGGTGTGCGGACAGAGCGCTATAAGTATTTTAAATATCACGAGCACGATCCAGTGATTGAAGAACTCTATGATTTGGAGACGGACCCATCCGAGATGAATAACCTAATTTCCAATCCTGAATATGCAGAGGTGTTATCGAAGCTCCGTAATCAGATGGAGGATCTTTATGCTGAGGCAACTGCTACGGCTACGCCTTAA
- a CDS encoding sialate O-acetylesterase, protein MSTSAVADVTLPAIIDNQMVLQSESNTPIWGWADAGETVTVSFAGQTKKTTAAANGKWMITLDPLSVSTESRTMTIQGNNVIELDDVLVGEVWLASGQSNMEFSIGSIPLEEKAIASAQVDNRLLRMFCVAPKVSSSLPIKDVAGYWSDCRYFIKQMQAGKIKGYGSHSAVAFFFGLKLQQALKVPVAVIDSSWGGTKIESWIADEGYEMEGLALRKLASKDEAAAITEKAALETVVAEWNDAARTAVEAGEYPRPDLKAPRSRVPNAIYNGMIAPLVPFAIKGVVWYQGESNRGSQDYFEKLKALTGGWSKVFNVPDIPFYLVQMAPYNYAHAKTKNVSEQIIYDSVVSAQYKAADEIKGCDVVTIPDTVFGKVANVHPPHKKTAGDRLAALALHHDYGKSVVYSGPRFAQATADGNVVRVTFDPIDQGLDTSDGNAPNWFELAGADQQFFEATAKIEGATVLVSSPEVSTPKFIRLAWNNIAELNLRDKNGWPVFSFNAEVSR, encoded by the coding sequence ATGAGCACTTCTGCAGTCGCGGATGTGACATTGCCAGCCATCATTGACAATCAGATGGTGCTGCAAAGCGAAAGCAACACACCCATCTGGGGCTGGGCAGATGCGGGTGAAACCGTCACTGTTTCCTTTGCGGGGCAGACTAAGAAGACGACCGCAGCGGCGAACGGGAAGTGGATGATCACATTAGATCCGCTATCGGTGTCGACAGAATCACGTACGATGACGATCCAGGGCAATAACGTGATCGAACTCGACGACGTGCTTGTTGGCGAAGTCTGGCTTGCATCTGGCCAGTCCAATATGGAATTCAGTATTGGCTCGATTCCACTTGAAGAGAAAGCGATCGCATCGGCTCAGGTCGATAACAGGCTGCTACGTATGTTCTGTGTGGCTCCGAAGGTTTCGAGTTCGCTGCCGATCAAGGATGTAGCGGGTTACTGGAGTGACTGCAGGTATTTTATCAAGCAGATGCAAGCAGGTAAGATCAAAGGCTACGGTAGTCACTCGGCGGTTGCCTTTTTCTTTGGATTAAAACTTCAGCAAGCGCTGAAAGTTCCCGTTGCGGTAATTGACAGCTCTTGGGGCGGAACAAAGATCGAATCCTGGATTGCTGATGAAGGCTATGAGATGGAAGGACTGGCTCTGCGAAAACTCGCATCCAAAGACGAAGCGGCGGCCATCACTGAGAAGGCCGCATTGGAGACCGTCGTAGCAGAGTGGAATGACGCAGCGCGGACTGCGGTTGAAGCTGGTGAATACCCCAGGCCAGATCTTAAAGCGCCGCGCAGCCGCGTTCCCAATGCGATCTACAATGGAATGATCGCTCCGCTGGTGCCGTTTGCCATTAAAGGTGTGGTCTGGTATCAGGGGGAATCCAATCGAGGCAGTCAGGACTATTTTGAAAAGTTAAAGGCGCTGACAGGCGGTTGGTCGAAGGTATTCAATGTGCCGGATATACCGTTCTATCTAGTGCAAATGGCGCCTTACAACTATGCTCATGCTAAAACTAAAAACGTGAGCGAACAAATCATTTACGACTCAGTGGTGAGTGCCCAATACAAAGCAGCAGACGAGATCAAAGGTTGTGATGTGGTTACGATTCCAGACACCGTGTTTGGCAAGGTGGCAAACGTTCATCCACCGCATAAGAAGACTGCGGGAGATCGATTGGCGGCGTTGGCACTCCATCATGACTACGGCAAGTCAGTGGTCTACTCGGGGCCACGCTTCGCTCAGGCAACCGCCGATGGAAATGTCGTGAGGGTGACTTTCGATCCAATCGATCAAGGGCTGGACACATCCGATGGTAACGCACCCAATTGGTTTGAGCTCGCCGGAGCTGATCAGCAATTTTTCGAAGCCACAGCCAAAATTGAAGGAGCCACCGTGTTGGTATCCAGTCCCGAGGTGTCGACGCCCAAGTTCATCCGTCTGGCATGGAACAATATCGCGGAATTAAACCTACGCGACAAGAACGGCTGGCCTGTATTTTCCTTTAATGCCGAAGTTAGTCGCTAA
- a CDS encoding transposase, translating to MKRRQYTAEFKKDTAYQIIIEGVAVKELSGRLGVPISQLYRWKGEHIEEMEANNPAAAPSPKKMAAEIDELRKELAKSKRMNEILKKTVGFFSQD from the coding sequence ATGAAAAGACGACAATATACCGCAGAGTTCAAGAAGGATACAGCGTATCAGATAATCATCGAAGGAGTAGCCGTAAAAGAGCTTTCGGGTCGATTGGGAGTGCCGATCAGCCAGCTTTACCGGTGGAAGGGAGAGCATATCGAGGAGATGGAGGCGAACAATCCTGCGGCTGCCCCGAGCCCGAAGAAGATGGCAGCTGAGATCGACGAGCTTCGCAAGGAGCTGGCGAAGTCCAAGCGGATGAACGAAATTCTAAAAAAAACGGTTGGTTTTTTCAGCCAGGATTAA
- a CDS encoding PDZ domain-containing protein gives MATLAQARDIVRSHAGKAPVTVHVADGVYYLPETLVFTPEDSGSAAKPVIYKALNEGGAVLSGGSILDLSWTVYRDGIYQATTPQGVTIDQLFINGRNQRMARYPNYDASQKAVAYQGASADAFSKERAAGWEDPTGGYIHAMHRGQWGGYHYRITGKDAEGEVTYEGGWQNNRKMGMHDEFRMVENIFEELDAEGEWYHNAKTSTLYYMPPADLDLGSATVEIVRLRHLVEFKGSETTPVKHITLQGFVVRHAARTFMDTKEQLLRSDWAIYRGGAFMLTGTEDISILDSEFDQVGGNAIFVNNYNRRTMVKGCHIHDTGASGVCFIGDPDAVRNPLFEYSEKNDLATIDRTPGPKTNNYPSLGVVEDCLIHGIGRTERQPAGVVIDMAMEITVRDCSIYDTARAGINIGDGAWGGHLIERCDVFDTVLETHDHGSFNSWGRDRYWRSDHLTASQEAVDQDPSLPFLDAMKTTVIRDSRWRCEHGWDIDLDDGSSNYDIYNNLMLSGGLKLREGFRRRAWNNIVINNGLSSHVWFNNSNDMVESNIMARANAPYIRGEVTVDGLVDRNFYYQSNEAALQKNREQHNWDVNSILGDPLFVDPDNGDFSVKEGSPAFAVGFKNFPMDQFGVKKPSLKGIARIPSFQKKAPKPRATSKKATPAVDTVKTWLGAELRSLKGEEYSAFGTRKEDGGIALRVPSGSLAAKAGLQDGDLIQGLDGKAVSNVGAFFKALSETNATSLTLKVVRNQQQLELTVKRNSIVQIETASGTSGFVKLPIPAASGKSVTANPRTSNDGIETLVDGQLGQGYGPVFGNSV, from the coding sequence GTGGCGACACTCGCACAGGCGCGAGATATCGTGCGTTCACATGCGGGCAAGGCTCCGGTGACAGTGCACGTGGCGGATGGAGTTTATTATTTACCTGAAACGCTGGTCTTTACACCAGAGGATTCTGGCAGTGCAGCGAAGCCAGTTATCTATAAAGCGCTGAATGAAGGGGGGGCTGTCTTGAGTGGCGGTTCAATCTTAGACCTTAGCTGGACGGTTTATCGCGATGGTATTTATCAAGCTACGACGCCGCAGGGAGTGACGATTGATCAACTATTTATCAATGGTCGTAATCAGCGCATGGCGCGCTACCCAAACTACGACGCGAGTCAGAAGGCGGTGGCCTATCAAGGCGCGTCTGCGGATGCTTTTTCCAAAGAGCGTGCGGCGGGATGGGAGGATCCTACGGGAGGTTATATCCATGCAATGCACCGCGGACAGTGGGGCGGGTATCATTATCGCATCACTGGTAAAGATGCCGAAGGAGAAGTGACCTATGAAGGTGGTTGGCAGAACAACCGTAAAATGGGGATGCACGATGAATTTCGCATGGTAGAGAATATCTTTGAGGAGCTCGATGCGGAAGGTGAGTGGTATCATAACGCCAAGACCAGCACGCTCTACTATATGCCCCCAGCAGACCTAGATCTTGGCAGCGCGACTGTTGAAATCGTGCGCCTGCGCCACCTCGTTGAATTTAAAGGCTCAGAGACTACTCCAGTAAAGCACATCACGCTCCAAGGTTTTGTGGTGCGTCATGCGGCTCGCACGTTCATGGATACTAAAGAGCAGCTGCTTCGCTCTGATTGGGCGATCTATCGAGGGGGGGCTTTTATGTTAACCGGAACTGAAGATATTAGCATTCTCGATAGCGAGTTTGACCAAGTCGGCGGCAACGCGATTTTCGTCAACAATTACAACCGCCGAACAATGGTGAAGGGCTGCCACATTCATGATACGGGAGCGAGTGGTGTTTGTTTCATTGGCGATCCAGATGCAGTGCGTAACCCGTTGTTTGAATACAGTGAGAAAAACGATCTCGCGACGATTGATCGCACACCTGGGCCGAAGACGAATAACTATCCATCGCTCGGTGTGGTTGAGGATTGCTTGATTCATGGTATCGGACGCACCGAGCGTCAACCTGCGGGTGTGGTGATCGACATGGCGATGGAGATCACCGTGCGGGATTGCTCTATCTACGATACGGCACGCGCGGGGATCAATATCGGCGACGGTGCCTGGGGTGGGCACTTAATCGAGCGCTGTGATGTGTTTGATACTGTATTGGAAACGCATGATCATGGTTCCTTTAACTCATGGGGGCGTGATCGTTACTGGCGTAGTGATCACTTAACTGCATCGCAAGAGGCCGTTGATCAGGATCCGAGTTTACCGTTTTTAGATGCGATGAAGACAACTGTCATCCGTGACAGCCGTTGGCGCTGTGAGCATGGTTGGGATATCGACTTGGATGATGGATCGAGCAACTATGATATCTATAATAATCTAATGCTTAGCGGTGGTCTGAAGTTGCGTGAGGGCTTCAGGCGTCGGGCTTGGAATAACATCGTGATCAATAACGGTCTGAGCTCTCATGTTTGGTTTAATAACAGTAATGATATGGTAGAGTCGAATATCATGGCACGAGCAAATGCGCCATATATTCGTGGGGAGGTGACAGTCGATGGGCTCGTAGACCGTAATTTCTACTACCAATCGAATGAGGCCGCACTGCAAAAGAATCGTGAACAGCATAACTGGGATGTGAATTCGATCCTCGGTGATCCACTCTTCGTTGATCCGGATAACGGTGACTTCTCGGTTAAAGAGGGATCACCTGCGTTTGCGGTTGGATTTAAGAATTTTCCGATGGATCAGTTCGGAGTTAAGAAACCGTCGCTTAAAGGGATCGCAAGAATTCCCTCGTTTCAGAAAAAGGCTCCTAAGCCGAGAGCTACTTCAAAGAAAGCGACTCCTGCGGTTGATACAGTGAAAACGTGGTTGGGCGCTGAATTGCGTTCGTTGAAAGGCGAAGAGTATTCAGCTTTTGGCACCCGCAAGGAGGACGGAGGCATCGCTCTACGAGTGCCATCTGGTTCGTTGGCTGCAAAGGCAGGTCTGCAGGACGGTGATTTGATTCAGGGATTGGATGGAAAAGCAGTGTCTAATGTCGGTGCCTTCTTTAAAGCACTGTCCGAAACCAATGCAACAAGTCTAACACTCAAGGTCGTCCGTAATCAACAGCAGTTGGAATTAACGGTTAAGAGAAACTCAATTGTTCAAATCGAGACTGCGTCTGGCACCAGCGGATTTGTGAAGTTGCCCATTCCAGCCGCATCAGGGAAATCCGTAACTGCCAACCCTAGAACATCAAATGATGGAATCGAGACACTGGTCGATGGTCAGCTTGGTCAAGGTTATGGACCGGTTTTCGGAAATAGCGTGTAG